In Sulfitobacter sp. M39, the following proteins share a genomic window:
- a CDS encoding MFS transporter codes for MTRSAHQLPAYALFASLLAAAGLPIYIHAPKFFVDEYGVSLGALGTVLFALRLLDVVQDPLLGRLSQALRHRRGMAVAVGVALMAVSMFALFAVPPLLPPLMWFALTLTGVFSAFSFLTICFYAQGVAKAAHLPGRGHLVLARWRETGALLGVCAASVLPVMLGLVMGPPFTGFAIGFAALGLGSVFAMRGEWRGADIAGPTGIAVVLRDPIARRLLLIALFNAAPVAVTSTLFLFYVESVLRAPGWEGALLLLFFLSAAVAAPLWGKLAERFSPKPVLLSAMGLAILVFAGTLLLGAGDVAWFVLVCIASGAVLGADLTLLPAMFSARMAVVAPQAAEGFGLWSLVSKFALAFAAITLLPTLQASGFDSGTTGNGPVAISTLIWLYAGVPCGLKLLAIGFLAATPMQKDDEE; via the coding sequence GTGACCCGTTCGGCGCATCAACTGCCTGCCTACGCGCTGTTTGCGTCGCTTCTGGCGGCGGCGGGGCTGCCGATTTATATTCACGCGCCCAAGTTCTTTGTTGATGAATACGGGGTGTCTTTGGGAGCTTTGGGCACGGTGCTTTTTGCGCTGCGCCTGTTGGATGTGGTGCAGGACCCGCTGCTGGGGCGGCTATCGCAAGCCTTGCGTCACAGGCGCGGCATGGCGGTCGCCGTCGGTGTCGCCCTGATGGCTGTATCGATGTTTGCCCTGTTTGCAGTGCCGCCCTTGCTGCCGCCGCTGATGTGGTTCGCGCTGACACTGACAGGAGTGTTCTCGGCGTTCAGCTTTCTGACGATCTGCTTTTACGCGCAAGGGGTCGCCAAGGCTGCCCATCTGCCCGGGCGCGGGCATCTGGTGCTGGCGCGCTGGCGCGAGACGGGGGCGTTGTTGGGTGTCTGCGCGGCCTCGGTACTGCCTGTGATGCTGGGGCTGGTGATGGGGCCCCCGTTTACAGGGTTTGCCATCGGTTTTGCCGCGCTTGGTCTGGGCAGCGTTTTTGCCATGCGGGGCGAATGGCGCGGCGCGGATATCGCGGGTCCGACGGGGATCGCCGTGGTGTTGCGCGATCCGATTGCCCGTCGGTTGCTGCTGATCGCGCTGTTCAATGCGGCCCCTGTCGCGGTCACATCTACGTTATTTCTGTTCTACGTCGAAAGCGTGCTGCGTGCCCCGGGGTGGGAGGGGGCGCTGCTGTTGCTCTTCTTTCTTTCGGCTGCCGTTGCCGCCCCGCTATGGGGCAAGCTGGCAGAGCGTTTCAGCCCCAAACCCGTCCTGCTGTCCGCAATGGGCTTGGCGATCCTTGTGTTTGCAGGGACTTTGCTGCTGGGGGCAGGGGATGTGGCGTGGTTCGTGCTGGTCTGCATCGCCTCTGGCGCGGTGCTGGGGGCCGACCTGACACTGCTGCCCGCGATGTTCTCCGCGCGGATGGCGGTGGTCGCCCCGCAGGCCGCCGAGGGGTTCGGGCTGTGGTCGCTGGTGTCGAAATTCGCCCTTGCCTTCGCGGCGATAACGCTACTTCCCACCCTGCAGGCGTCCGGCTTTGACAGCGGTACGACGGGCAATGGACCGGTGGCAATCTCGACGC
- a CDS encoding DUF1365 domain-containing protein, which produces MSAGVDHIRGVTYHGRKGAVENSFRYSVDYVVLDAEASLKTPALFGRNRGAVTSLWDEDHGGAKGAGRGAAWVREVLAQHEVTGVARIDLMAQPRVLGHVFNPVSFWLCHRADEALIAVISEVSNTFGDRHSYLCHHDDLRPIMAADHLHATKIFHVSPFQPVEGGYSFRFDIRADRIGVWIDYTQSEGGLIATLTGKRRPLTNRAILWSLLRRPFGARRVLALIHWQALKLWWKGGGYRPRPEPPVKDVSGT; this is translated from the coding sequence ATGAGCGCCGGCGTCGATCATATCCGTGGTGTGACCTATCATGGGCGCAAGGGGGCGGTCGAAAACAGCTTTCGCTATTCGGTCGATTACGTGGTTCTGGATGCAGAGGCATCGTTGAAAACCCCCGCGTTGTTCGGGCGCAACCGCGGGGCCGTGACATCGCTGTGGGACGAAGACCACGGCGGCGCCAAAGGCGCGGGTCGCGGGGCCGCGTGGGTGCGCGAGGTTCTGGCGCAGCACGAGGTCACGGGCGTCGCGCGGATAGATCTGATGGCACAACCGCGCGTGCTGGGGCATGTGTTCAACCCTGTCAGCTTTTGGCTGTGCCACCGCGCGGACGAGGCGCTGATCGCGGTGATATCAGAGGTGTCGAACACCTTCGGTGATCGGCATAGCTATCTATGTCACCACGATGACCTGCGCCCGATCATGGCAGCAGATCATCTGCACGCGACCAAGATTTTTCACGTCTCACCGTTTCAGCCGGTCGAAGGGGGATACAGTTTTCGCTTTGATATCCGCGCCGACCGTATTGGTGTCTGGATCGATTATACCCAGTCCGAAGGGGGCTTGATCGCCACCCTGACGGGCAAGCGTCGGCCGCTGACGAACAGGGCAATCCTGTGGTCGCTGCTGCGGCGTCCCTTCGGGGCGCGGCGGGTGTTGGCCTTGATCCACTGGCAGGCGCTAAAGCTGTGGTGGAAGGGTGGCGGCTATCGCCCGCGTCCTGAACCGCCGGTGAAAGACGTGTCGGGCACGTGA
- a CDS encoding NAD(P)/FAD-dependent oxidoreductase, with protein MPFEAIDPPQNHSLAGHRKIAVIGAGISGMGAAHMLGDEHQVTLFESCPRLGGHARTKMAGKNGDQPVDTGFIVFNYANYPNLAALFKELDVPVVKSNMSFGASIDGGRLEYGLMTLDSIFAQRRNALNPKFLRMLTDIVRFNSTATKLAQDRTLTIAGFLDKLGAGEYFRKYYLTPLSGAIWSTPVDKIMDFPAYSMIDFFENHALLSHTGQHQWYTVEGGSQEYVNRLGASLTAKGVDIRLGTPVQSVRRTPLGAEVKTHGTEWEAFDDVVFASHSDDTLALLADPSAAERAALGAVKYQPNDVVLHADASVMPKLRKTWASWIYAEDKGQRSDRIDLTYWMNSLQPIPMDDPHFVTLNTKRPIREELIYDQVTLRHPVYDLAALAAQEQVRAFNGTQNTWFCGAWMKHGFHEDGLSSAVDVVQGLRAKAKVALAAE; from the coding sequence AAGCCATCGACCCGCCACAGAACCACTCTTTGGCAGGCCACCGAAAGATTGCCGTCATCGGCGCGGGTATTTCCGGCATGGGGGCGGCGCATATGCTGGGCGACGAGCATCAGGTGACCTTGTTCGAAAGCTGCCCCCGTCTGGGTGGCCACGCGCGCACGAAGATGGCGGGCAAGAACGGCGACCAGCCTGTAGATACGGGCTTTATCGTGTTCAACTACGCCAATTATCCCAACCTCGCCGCGCTGTTCAAAGAGCTCGACGTGCCGGTGGTCAAATCCAACATGAGCTTCGGGGCCTCCATCGATGGGGGGCGGTTGGAATACGGGCTGATGACGCTGGATTCGATCTTCGCGCAGCGGCGCAATGCGCTGAATCCGAAATTCCTGCGTATGTTGACCGATATCGTGCGGTTCAACAGCACGGCGACCAAGCTGGCGCAGGACCGTACGCTGACCATCGCCGGGTTCCTGGACAAGCTGGGCGCGGGTGAATATTTTCGCAAATACTACCTGACGCCGCTGTCGGGCGCGATCTGGTCGACGCCGGTAGACAAGATCATGGATTTCCCCGCCTATTCCATGATCGACTTCTTCGAGAACCACGCCTTGCTGAGCCACACAGGCCAGCACCAGTGGTATACGGTTGAGGGCGGGTCGCAGGAATATGTGAACCGTCTGGGGGCATCGCTGACAGCTAAGGGCGTCGACATTCGCCTTGGCACGCCGGTGCAATCCGTCCGCCGCACGCCCTTGGGCGCAGAGGTGAAAACCCACGGCACGGAATGGGAAGCGTTTGACGATGTCGTCTTTGCGAGCCATTCCGATGATACGCTTGCCCTTCTGGCCGACCCAAGCGCGGCAGAGCGTGCGGCCTTGGGCGCGGTGAAATACCAGCCCAACGACGTGGTGCTACATGCCGATGCCTCTGTTATGCCCAAGCTGCGCAAGACCTGGGCCTCGTGGATCTATGCCGAGGATAAGGGGCAGAGGTCTGACCGGATCGACCTGACCTACTGGATGAACTCGCTGCAACCGATCCCGATGGACGACCCGCATTTCGTGACGCTCAATACCAAGCGCCCGATCCGCGAAGAGCTGATCTATGATCAGGTCACCCTGCGCCATCCGGTCTATGATCTGGCTGCGTTGGCCGCACAAGAGCAGGTGCGCGCCTTCAACGGCACGCAGAACACCTGGTTCTGCGGCGCTTGGATGAAGCATGGCTTCCACGAGGACGGGCTCTCTAGTGCTGTTGACGTGGTGCAGGGGCTGCGGGCCAAGGCAAAGGTCGCATTGGCCGCAGAATGA